One window of Roseisolibacter agri genomic DNA carries:
- a CDS encoding sigma-54-dependent transcriptional regulator, giving the protein MATILYVDDEPAVGLIVEDTLRRAGHEAVGARNVPEALHVLARTAVELIISDYRMPGITGLEFLAMLQREGYDVPVIMLTGYASIEHAVASIKAGAVDYITKPVRPQQLELAVEQALEFVRLKRENETLRHEVMAIRSERQIVGDSPAIRRALQTVAMAAPTRATVLLQGESGTGKELFARAIHEQSDRRDKPFITLNCAALPEGLIESALFGHEKGAFTGAIKRVEGAFERAHRGTLLLDEISEMRLDLQAKLLRVLQEQEFERVGGTTPIKVDVRIIATTNRDLALEAQQGRFRQDLYYRLSVIPMSIPALRERPEDIPLLAFRFALRTAEDTGKRLDGIAPETLALLQRYPWPGNVRELQHVIERAVILSPDPLLPPHALEAERFGLTRASTVAGAIDGPSPLRALAAGFGLALPSGTATGNGAAAEDDDPMRVVLRSLDVNEAEKVLITRALEVAQQNRTRAAELLGMSVRTLRNKLNTPGKAED; this is encoded by the coding sequence ATGGCCACCATCCTGTATGTGGACGACGAGCCGGCCGTCGGGCTGATCGTCGAGGACACCCTGCGCCGCGCCGGCCACGAGGCGGTGGGGGCGCGCAACGTCCCCGAGGCGCTCCACGTGCTGGCGCGGACGGCGGTCGAGCTGATCATCTCGGACTACCGGATGCCGGGCATCACGGGGCTCGAGTTCCTCGCGATGCTGCAGCGCGAGGGGTACGACGTGCCGGTCATCATGCTCACCGGCTACGCGTCCATCGAGCACGCGGTGGCGTCGATCAAGGCCGGCGCGGTGGACTACATCACCAAGCCGGTGCGCCCCCAGCAGCTGGAGCTGGCGGTGGAGCAGGCGCTGGAGTTCGTGCGCCTGAAGCGCGAGAACGAGACGCTGCGGCACGAGGTGATGGCGATCCGCAGCGAGCGGCAGATCGTCGGCGACAGCCCGGCCATCCGCCGCGCGCTGCAGACGGTGGCGATGGCCGCGCCGACGCGCGCCACGGTGCTGCTGCAGGGCGAGAGCGGGACGGGCAAGGAGCTGTTCGCGCGCGCGATCCACGAGCAGAGCGACCGGCGCGACAAGCCGTTCATCACGCTCAACTGCGCGGCGCTGCCCGAGGGGCTGATCGAGAGCGCGCTGTTCGGCCACGAGAAGGGCGCGTTCACCGGCGCGATCAAGCGCGTGGAGGGCGCGTTCGAGCGCGCGCACCGCGGCACGCTGCTGCTGGACGAGATCAGCGAGATGCGCCTGGACCTGCAGGCGAAGCTGCTGCGCGTGCTGCAGGAGCAGGAGTTCGAGCGCGTGGGCGGCACGACGCCGATCAAGGTGGACGTGCGCATCATCGCGACGACCAACCGCGACCTCGCGCTCGAGGCGCAGCAGGGGCGCTTCCGCCAGGACCTGTACTACCGCCTGAGCGTGATCCCGATGTCGATCCCCGCGCTGCGCGAGCGCCCGGAGGACATCCCGCTGCTGGCGTTCCGCTTCGCGCTGCGCACGGCGGAGGACACGGGCAAGCGGCTGGACGGGATCGCGCCGGAGACGCTGGCGCTGCTGCAGCGCTATCCGTGGCCGGGCAACGTGCGCGAGCTGCAGCACGTGATCGAGCGCGCGGTGATCCTGTCGCCCGATCCGCTGCTGCCGCCGCACGCGCTGGAGGCGGAGCGCTTCGGCCTCACGCGCGCGAGCACGGTCGCGGGCGCGATCGACGGCCCGTCGCCGCTGCGCGCGCTGGCCGCGGGCTTCGGCCTCGCGCTCCCCAGCGGCACCGCCACCGGCAACGGCGCCGCGGCGGAGGACGACGATCCGATGCGCGTGGTCCTGCGCTCGCTCGACGTGAACGAGGCGGAGAAGGTGCTGATCACGCGCGCGCTGGAGGTGGCGCAGCAGAACCGGACGCGGGCCGCGGAGCTCCTCGGCATGAGCGTGCGCACGCTGCGCAACAAGCTGAATACGCCGGGGAAGGCCGAGGACTGA
- a CDS encoding cation diffusion facilitator family transporter codes for MSSAVPSPAAPSPVAPAHRAAIRAAQTGLVVNALLAAVKLAAGIFGNTYALVADAVESTADIVASLVVWGGLHIAAQPADENHPYGHGKAEALAAAVVSLMLIVAALGIAAEAIREIMTPHRPPAPWTLGVLVAVVAVKWLLARRVGALGSSMESTAVSADAGHHLSDAITSAAAFLGIALALIATRMGAGQAWAAADDWAALFASGVIAYNGVHLLRPALHDLMDRMPGQEVVGPVERAARGVEGVLDVEKLVVRRAGTALWVDIHVQADGRTPLDAAHVISGKVKGAIRRAVPRVHGVLVHMEPFERGTAEDGTAANERAEDETARYGEADLSA; via the coding sequence ATGTCGTCCGCCGTCCCGTCGCCCGCCGCCCCGTCGCCCGTCGCCCCGGCGCACCGCGCCGCGATCCGCGCCGCCCAGACCGGGCTGGTGGTCAACGCCCTGCTGGCCGCGGTGAAGCTGGCCGCCGGGATCTTCGGGAACACCTACGCCCTGGTGGCCGACGCGGTCGAGTCCACGGCCGACATCGTGGCGTCGCTGGTGGTGTGGGGCGGGCTGCACATCGCCGCCCAGCCCGCCGACGAGAACCACCCCTACGGCCACGGCAAGGCCGAGGCGCTGGCGGCCGCGGTCGTGTCGCTGATGCTGATCGTGGCCGCCCTCGGCATCGCGGCGGAGGCGATCCGCGAGATCATGACCCCGCACCGCCCCCCGGCGCCGTGGACGCTGGGGGTGCTGGTGGCGGTGGTGGCGGTGAAGTGGCTGCTGGCGCGGCGCGTGGGCGCGCTGGGCTCGTCGATGGAGAGCACCGCCGTCAGTGCGGACGCGGGCCACCACCTGAGCGACGCGATCACGTCGGCCGCGGCGTTCCTGGGGATCGCCCTGGCGCTGATCGCGACGCGGATGGGCGCGGGGCAGGCGTGGGCGGCGGCCGACGACTGGGCGGCGCTGTTCGCGTCGGGCGTGATCGCCTACAACGGCGTGCACCTGCTGCGGCCCGCGCTGCACGACCTGATGGACCGCATGCCGGGGCAGGAGGTCGTGGGCCCCGTGGAGCGCGCCGCGCGCGGGGTGGAGGGCGTGCTCGACGTCGAGAAGCTGGTCGTGCGCCGCGCCGGCACCGCGCTCTGGGTGGACATCCACGTGCAGGCCGACGGCCGCACGCCGCTGGACGCCGCGCACGTCATCAGCGGGAAGGTGAAGGGGGCGATTCGCCGGGCGGTGCCGAGGGTGCACGGGGTGCTGGTGCATATGGAGCCCTTCGAGCGCGGAACGGCGGAGGACGGAACCGCGGCGAACGAAAGGGCGGAGGACGAAACGGCGCGATACGGAGAGGCGGACCTCTCGGCCTGA